In Paenibacillus sp. G2S3, a single window of DNA contains:
- a CDS encoding DUF4386 domain-containing protein, which yields MIRDRRNARILGIFYILAAVTSIIAVVLYGPVLSEQWQMSVANGSGTMVLIGVLNDLLLVVTAVGTAVMLFPYVRHWNEHLALGYLCFRFMEAVFIAMGLVSILGLFQLSSYYDTTNLENKTNFEPIGLLLQAIYHWTAMLGPNFMLGINTSLYSYLLYRTGYVPKPLAIFGMITAFMVFIAGLLQMFGIIGPYSAVKGLMALPVGVYEMSLAVWLIVKGFCGVNLAKLRVKTASSSTVK from the coding sequence ATGATTCGAGACCGAAGGAATGCAAGAATACTGGGGATTTTTTATATCCTTGCTGCAGTGACGTCAATCATAGCGGTTGTTTTGTATGGGCCAGTTTTGTCAGAACAATGGCAGATGTCCGTGGCAAATGGATCGGGAACGATGGTCTTAATCGGTGTATTAAATGACCTCTTGCTTGTTGTGACGGCTGTTGGTACAGCAGTCATGCTGTTTCCCTACGTTCGGCATTGGAATGAGCATCTTGCATTAGGGTATCTTTGTTTTCGATTTATGGAAGCTGTTTTTATTGCGATGGGTCTTGTAAGTATATTGGGTTTGTTTCAACTTAGTTCATATTATGATACAACTAACTTAGAAAATAAAACCAATTTTGAGCCCATAGGGCTGTTGCTGCAGGCAATTTATCACTGGACGGCTATGTTGGGTCCAAATTTCATGTTGGGCATCAATACAAGTTTGTATAGTTATTTGCTTTATCGAACAGGCTATGTGCCTAAACCGTTAGCGATTTTCGGAATGATTACAGCATTTATGGTATTTATAGCTGGGTTGCTGCAAATGTTTGGAATCATCGGACCCTATTCGGCGGTAAAAGGATTGATGGCTCTTCCTGTTGGCGTCTACGAGATGAGCTTGGCAGTCTGGTTAATTGTGAAGGGTTTTTGCGGGGTGAACCTTGCAAAATTGAGAGTAAAAACAGCTTCTTCGTCTACAGTAAAATAA
- a CDS encoding helix-turn-helix transcriptional regulator — MKILFHPDRKDIQLASVLYALSDPIRLYIISDIHRNGEQACNGFNVPIAKSTMSHHSRTLRESGVVFSRVQGTQRILSLRTEDLNARFPGLLDSILSAYEAGEKPDFAMEEREESK, encoded by the coding sequence ATGAAAATACTATTTCATCCGGATCGCAAGGACATTCAGCTTGCCTCCGTATTGTATGCGCTCAGCGATCCGATTCGCTTATATATCATATCGGATATTCACAGAAATGGAGAGCAGGCCTGCAACGGCTTCAACGTCCCAATCGCAAAATCTACCATGTCTCACCATTCCCGTACTTTGCGTGAATCAGGGGTTGTTTTTTCACGGGTTCAAGGAACTCAGCGCATACTATCGCTGCGGACGGAGGATCTTAACGCACGATTCCCAGGTTTGCTGGATTCTATATTGAGTGCTTACGAAGCTGGGGAAAAACCGGATTTTGCGATGGAGGAGCGGGAGGAGAGTAAATAG
- a CDS encoding cold-shock protein has translation MNYRKKPLEEIPEENTAIWACTNDGCNGWMRDNFAFEHAPSCRLCDSPMVRSTKMLPQLLNSNGDLKSLKKGISIT, from the coding sequence ATGAACTACCGGAAGAAACCTTTGGAAGAAATACCGGAAGAAAATACCGCGATTTGGGCGTGTACCAATGATGGATGCAACGGATGGATGAGGGATAATTTCGCATTTGAACATGCGCCTTCTTGCCGTCTATGTGACTCTCCAATGGTTCGCAGCACGAAGATGCTACCACAATTGCTTAATTCGAATGGCGATCTCAAATCGCTGAAGAAGGGTATTTCCATTACCTAA
- a CDS encoding AraC family transcriptional regulator: protein MDHNKVIERALIHIEGHLQQSLTVESVANTFNMSKYYFHRLFSAMVGCSLNQYILSRKLNASLTFIQNKNSSLTDIAYQLGFGTQASFTRAFKRQYGVAPSSLKTGLTTISPVPIPTVVKRPIKNINGDIVTDFTLSEFKETRISGIAFEVDLANDDYKEKIRAHSEMLLSHIDETIKGPCYVIYSNCQPDSTRFKVLFGIPSSIEIDKPYFFTVDVPQIFCARFNYCGEILDIGDILKSDYARFLKISRQETAETDIELIQAFNDVHHLDSTYHIYAPIKKLPTDSYL from the coding sequence ATGGACCATAACAAAGTCATCGAACGTGCTTTGATCCATATCGAGGGCCATTTACAACAGTCCTTAACCGTAGAATCCGTTGCCAATACCTTCAACATGTCTAAATACTATTTTCATCGGCTGTTTTCTGCTATGGTGGGCTGTTCGCTAAACCAATACATCCTCTCCAGAAAATTGAATGCATCTTTAACTTTTATTCAAAACAAAAACAGTTCACTGACCGATATTGCTTATCAGCTGGGCTTCGGTACGCAAGCCTCATTCACTCGTGCTTTCAAACGACAATACGGCGTAGCTCCCAGTTCTTTAAAAACAGGACTTACAACCATCTCTCCTGTCCCCATACCTACAGTGGTGAAGAGACCTATCAAAAACATTAACGGTGATATCGTCACGGATTTCACCCTGTCTGAATTCAAGGAGACCAGAATCAGTGGGATCGCCTTTGAAGTGGATTTAGCCAATGATGATTACAAGGAGAAGATTCGCGCACATTCAGAAATGCTGTTGAGTCATATTGATGAAACTATAAAAGGTCCCTGTTATGTCATTTATTCAAACTGTCAACCCGATTCAACTCGGTTTAAGGTGTTGTTTGGGATCCCAAGCAGCATTGAAATTGATAAACCTTATTTTTTCACGGTTGATGTGCCGCAGATTTTTTGTGCCAGGTTCAACTATTGTGGTGAAATACTTGACATTGGGGATATACTGAAAAGCGACTATGCCAGATTTTTAAAGATCTCCAGGCAGGAAACGGCAGAAACCGATATTGAACTTATTCAAGCTTTTAATGACGTCCATCATCTGGATTCGACCTACCATATCTATGCACCAATCAAAAAACTCCCTACTGATTCTTATTTGTAA
- the cydD gene encoding thiol reductant ABC exporter subunit CydD — MDKNLLGYKGVKPVFLIVGLLTLVQSMSILLLAKWLAEVISALFAGEPLKEQWATSLLFLLAFLVRHACAMLMSRISYRFAEATGSNMRREMMDKLFQLGPRMVGGRGTGDLVTLVLEGVTKFRTYLEAIIPRMVGMSITPILVLIYIYTMDTASGIILTITMPIIIVFMILIGMTARKQMDRQLKSYRTLSNHFVDSLRGLETLKFLGRSRSHSTSIATVSDRYRSATMRTLRVAFLSSFALDFFTMLSVASVAVSLGLRLVNDQMTLVTGLTILILAPEYFLPVRLVGSDFHATLDGKEAAEAMKSIIDQDEVKAEVVGSNGNQALKSASKTSEEIFTWHKNSILTLNDVSVKYEEAGLSSLEAVNLQFKGASKIGIIGESGAGKSTLVDILGGFLHPTSGNITVNGTKVSALTDEAWRKQTSYIPQRPYIFSGTLADNIRFYYPEASMEAVAAAVKATGLSELVATLPNGFDEMIGGGGRSFSGGQEQRVALARALLSSRPIMLLDEPTAHLDIETEYELKETMVPLFEGKLVFLATHRLHWMLDMDIIVVMKQGQVAEIGTHQELLARKGAYYELIGSQLEGIH, encoded by the coding sequence ATGGATAAAAATTTGCTTGGGTATAAAGGAGTTAAGCCGGTCTTTTTGATCGTTGGCCTCCTTACCCTGGTGCAAAGCATGTCCATACTTCTGCTGGCCAAATGGCTGGCAGAAGTCATCTCTGCGCTATTTGCGGGAGAACCTCTGAAGGAACAATGGGCTACTTCGCTATTGTTCCTTCTTGCATTTCTAGTGCGCCATGCTTGCGCCATGCTGATGAGCCGTATCTCTTACCGCTTTGCGGAAGCAACGGGCAGCAACATGCGGAGGGAAATGATGGATAAGCTTTTCCAGCTTGGACCCAGAATGGTGGGCGGGCGTGGAACCGGGGATCTTGTTACACTAGTGTTGGAAGGCGTAACAAAGTTCCGCACATACTTGGAAGCGATTATCCCTAGAATGGTAGGGATGTCAATTACACCGATTTTGGTACTTATTTATATCTACACGATGGATACCGCGAGTGGAATTATTCTTACGATCACCATGCCGATTATTATTGTTTTTATGATCTTGATCGGGATGACGGCTCGTAAGCAGATGGACCGTCAGCTGAAATCTTATCGCACCTTATCTAATCATTTCGTAGACTCCCTCCGTGGGCTAGAGACGCTTAAATTTCTGGGCCGCAGTCGTAGTCATAGCACCAGTATTGCGACGGTCAGCGATCGGTATCGCTCGGCGACGATGCGTACACTGCGAGTAGCCTTTTTGTCTTCGTTCGCGCTGGACTTCTTTACGATGTTATCAGTAGCTTCCGTAGCGGTAAGTCTCGGCTTGCGTCTGGTCAACGATCAGATGACACTGGTTACGGGCTTAACCATTCTAATTTTGGCGCCGGAATATTTTTTGCCTGTACGATTGGTAGGTTCGGATTTCCATGCTACTCTCGATGGGAAGGAAGCCGCTGAGGCAATGAAGAGCATTATAGATCAGGATGAAGTGAAAGCTGAAGTAGTAGGCTCTAATGGTAACCAAGCATTGAAATCAGCATCGAAAACATCAGAAGAGATATTCACTTGGCATAAAAATAGCATACTTACATTAAATGATGTCAGTGTGAAATACGAGGAAGCTGGTCTTTCTTCGCTGGAAGCGGTGAACCTGCAATTTAAAGGAGCAAGCAAAATTGGGATTATCGGAGAGAGTGGGGCCGGTAAATCTACACTAGTCGATATCTTGGGTGGTTTCTTACACCCTACTTCAGGAAATATCACAGTAAACGGTACAAAGGTTAGCGCATTAACGGATGAGGCTTGGCGAAAGCAGACCTCGTATATCCCGCAGCGCCCTTATATTTTTAGTGGTACATTGGCTGATAATATTCGCTTCTATTACCCTGAAGCTTCTATGGAAGCTGTGGCTGCAGCTGTGAAAGCTACCGGATTATCGGAGCTGGTGGCAACCCTTCCGAATGGCTTTGATGAGATGATCGGCGGCGGAGGTCGTTCGTTCAGTGGTGGGCAGGAGCAGCGGGTTGCGCTGGCTCGAGCTTTACTCAGCAGTCGTCCGATTATGTTATTAGATGAGCCAACGGCACATCTGGATATTGAGACGGAATATGAGCTGAAGGAGACGATGGTGCCTCTTTTTGAAGGAAAGCTGGTCTTTCTGGCTACACATCGCCTGCATTGGATGCTTGATATGGACATTATTGTAGTAATGAAGCAAGGACAAGTGGCAGAAATCGGTACCCATCAGGAGTTGCTTGCCCGCAAGGGTGCGTATTATGAGTTGATTGGGTCGCAATTGGAGGGAATCCATTGA
- the cydB gene encoding cytochrome d ubiquinol oxidase subunit II produces MISLNELWFVLIAVLFIGFFFLEGFDFGVGMETQILAKNDTERRILINSIGPFWDGNEVWLITAAGAMFAAFPEWYATLFSGFYIPFVFALLALIARGVAFEFRGKRDSVAWKKTWDVCIFFGSFLPPFLLAVVFASFIKGLPIDGDMQMYAGFTDIVNVYTVVAGVTVVLLCLVHGLMFTTLRTVGDLQARARKMAQRLLLPLGALLLAFVVMTYYMTDIFEQRGLVLMIIVALGIIAFILSGYFMTKKKDGYAFGMTGAVIALSVTSIFVGLFPRVMISSIDQAFNLTITNAASGHYSLKVMTIVALTILPFVLGYQIWSYFVFHKRVHEKEHLEY; encoded by the coding sequence ATGATTTCTCTTAATGAATTGTGGTTTGTGCTCATTGCAGTTCTGTTTATAGGGTTCTTCTTCCTGGAGGGTTTCGATTTCGGCGTAGGGATGGAAACACAAATTCTCGCTAAGAATGATACTGAGCGCCGGATTCTGATTAACTCGATCGGACCCTTCTGGGATGGAAATGAGGTATGGCTAATCACAGCCGCGGGTGCAATGTTTGCGGCTTTCCCTGAGTGGTATGCAACATTATTTAGTGGATTTTACATTCCTTTTGTCTTCGCTTTATTAGCTTTGATTGCACGTGGTGTTGCTTTTGAATTTAGAGGTAAACGGGATTCCGTAGCTTGGAAAAAAACTTGGGATGTGTGTATCTTTTTCGGCAGCTTCCTCCCACCGTTCCTCCTTGCTGTGGTGTTCGCCAGCTTCATCAAAGGTTTGCCGATTGATGGGGATATGCAAATGTACGCAGGTTTTACAGATATCGTAAATGTGTATACCGTAGTAGCTGGTGTGACTGTTGTCCTTCTTTGTTTGGTACATGGTCTCATGTTCACAACGTTGCGTACAGTGGGAGATCTACAGGCTCGCGCTCGAAAGATGGCGCAAAGATTGCTTTTGCCACTTGGGGCTTTATTGCTTGCTTTCGTGGTAATGACTTATTATATGACTGATATTTTCGAACAACGTGGTTTAGTTCTTATGATTATAGTAGCGCTGGGAATTATCGCGTTCATATTATCGGGTTATTTCATGACGAAGAAGAAGGATGGCTATGCTTTTGGTATGACAGGAGCGGTAATAGCATTGTCCGTAACTTCTATCTTTGTAGGACTATTCCCACGTGTTATGATTAGTTCAATTGATCAAGCTTTTAATTTGACAATCACCAATGCGGCTTCGGGACATTACTCTTTAAAGGTAATGACGATTGTGGCACTGACCATCCTTCCATTCGTATTGGGATATCAAATTTGGAGTTACTTTGTCTTTCATAAACGCGTTCACGAGAAGGAGCATCTTGAATACTAA
- the rlmH gene encoding 23S rRNA (pseudouridine(1915)-N(3))-methyltransferase RlmH encodes MLIQIIGVGKLKEKYLINGIAEYAKRLTPYLKFQVIEVADEKAPDSLSEAEVGIVKAREGERILAHIKSEAHVIALAIDGKPWSSEELAAEIDRLGTYGTSHVVFVIGGSHGLSDEVMRRAQQRMSFGRMTLPHQLMRLVLVEQIYRAVKINRGEPYHK; translated from the coding sequence ATGCTTATTCAAATTATTGGCGTAGGAAAATTGAAGGAAAAGTACTTGATCAATGGCATCGCAGAGTATGCTAAACGGCTGACACCGTACCTGAAATTTCAGGTGATTGAGGTGGCAGATGAAAAAGCACCCGACTCTCTAAGCGAAGCAGAGGTCGGTATTGTTAAGGCGCGCGAGGGGGAACGCATCCTCGCGCACATAAAGAGCGAGGCGCATGTGATTGCGCTCGCGATTGACGGCAAGCCGTGGAGCTCGGAAGAGCTTGCCGCAGAAATTGACCGGCTCGGTACCTACGGGACGAGCCATGTCGTGTTCGTCATCGGAGGGAGCCATGGGCTCTCCGACGAGGTCATGCGCCGCGCGCAGCAGCGCATGAGCTTCGGGCGCATGACGCTGCCCCATCAGCTCATGCGCCTAGTGCTGGTGGAGCAGATTTATCGCGCGGTGAAGATAAATCGGGGGGAACCGTATCATAAGTGA
- a CDS encoding CxxH/CxxC protein, which yields MYVVCKEHVELAIDLFVDEYEDAPDVVDLKETEFSDWDPPAKCTQCEKNAEYLVV from the coding sequence ATGTATGTAGTATGTAAAGAACATGTAGAATTAGCTATTGATTTGTTTGTGGACGAATATGAAGATGCACCAGATGTAGTGGATTTGAAGGAAACGGAATTCTCTGACTGGGACCCGCCGGCAAAATGCACCCAATGTGAGAAGAACGCTGAATATTTGGTGGTCTAA
- a CDS encoding MFS transporter, whose product MTSVNNLSANADHEASVPEATLPREGLLTLLFSIAVVLVIMNTAMFNLALPDVTEAFGITAASASWIVTGYSIMFSIASITYSRLSDFLPIRRLLVIGLLTLGFAAVAGFFSTNFIFLLIVRILQASGAGAVMSLSLVLFTRYVPQARRGKAMATIMSAVSLGLGLGPVAGGAIVEYLGWIWLFAVTAAILLLVPLFLILLPKEVPTRGSFDVLGGLLLGVGTTGLLLFLTSGLWVALVAGLVAIALFVGRIRSTPDPFVMPALFRNRSYLVLAVVGIASYLCSFATLFLLPQILTHRFGFSASHAGLVIFPGSLLAIFVSRSVGRIIDRYGNAGILRFAPLLVLTATVLFAFFAGRSWIAVMLIYMIMSLAFTTLSSSVSNEISRILPSSQIGSGMGLFQLLQFFSGAFSVAMAASALEWQRGLPLRAAYSNIYWGLSIAAMLAIISAIVYRKNNRGSSLTNMADAADA is encoded by the coding sequence ATGACTTCTGTAAATAACCTTTCCGCGAATGCGGATCATGAAGCCTCCGTTCCGGAAGCGACTCTTCCACGGGAAGGCCTGCTGACTCTGCTGTTCAGTATTGCTGTTGTTCTCGTCATCATGAATACAGCCATGTTCAATCTGGCACTGCCTGATGTAACCGAAGCCTTCGGCATTACAGCTGCATCCGCTTCTTGGATTGTTACCGGGTATTCGATTATGTTCTCGATTGCCTCGATCACGTACAGCCGGCTCTCTGATTTTCTGCCGATCCGCCGCCTGCTGGTGATAGGCTTGTTGACGCTAGGCTTTGCGGCTGTGGCCGGCTTCTTCAGCACCAACTTTATCTTTCTGCTTATCGTGCGCATTCTACAGGCGTCGGGCGCGGGCGCAGTAATGTCCTTATCTCTTGTGCTGTTTACCCGCTATGTCCCGCAAGCCCGTCGCGGCAAAGCGATGGCGACGATTATGTCAGCCGTTTCACTCGGCCTAGGCCTTGGTCCGGTCGCGGGCGGAGCCATCGTCGAATATCTCGGCTGGATCTGGTTGTTCGCTGTAACGGCAGCTATTTTGCTTCTCGTGCCGTTGTTCCTTATCCTGCTGCCTAAAGAGGTGCCCACCCGCGGCTCCTTCGATGTGCTTGGTGGGCTGCTCTTGGGCGTCGGCACCACCGGTCTGCTGCTGTTCCTGACTAGTGGCCTATGGGTGGCCTTGGTCGCCGGACTTGTCGCCATCGCTTTATTTGTTGGCCGCATCCGCAGCACGCCCGACCCATTTGTAATGCCCGCGCTTTTCCGTAACCGCTCATATCTCGTGCTGGCGGTGGTCGGAATCGCCTCCTATCTGTGCAGCTTCGCCACCTTGTTCCTGTTGCCACAGATTTTGACTCATCGCTTTGGCTTCAGTGCAAGTCATGCCGGGCTTGTGATCTTTCCGGGATCTCTGCTCGCAATCTTCGTTTCCCGTTCCGTCGGACGAATCATCGACCGTTATGGCAATGCGGGGATATTGCGTTTCGCTCCACTGCTTGTGCTGACCGCTACCGTCCTGTTCGCATTCTTCGCTGGGCGGTCCTGGATTGCCGTTATGCTGATCTATATGATTATGAGTCTTGCCTTCACGACGTTGTCCAGTAGTGTTTCCAATGAAATCTCACGGATTCTGCCTTCCTCACAAATCGGCTCCGGGATGGGACTGTTCCAGCTACTGCAATTCTTTAGCGGCGCCTTCAGCGTAGCTATGGCCGCAAGTGCATTGGAATGGCAGCGTGGGCTGCCGCTCCGGGCCGCTTACTCGAACATCTACTGGGGACTCTCTATTGCAGCAATGCTTGCCATCATCTCAGCCATTGTCTACCGCAAGAACAACCGAGGCAGCTCCCTGACCAATATGGCAGATGCAGCAGATGCATAA
- a CDS encoding cytochrome ubiquinol oxidase subunit I yields MDTVMLSRIQFASTTIFHYFFVPVSIGLALLIAIMETMYVRKGNEEYKRMAQFWGKLFLINFAVGVVTGILQEFQFGMNWSDYSRFVGDVFGAPLAVEALAAFFLESTFIGIWIFGWDKVSKRVHLLSIWLVAFGTMLSAFWILAANSFMQHPVGFAINNGRAEMNDFFALITNGQLLVEFPHTVLAAYATGAFLVTGISAYKILKKQDVSFFKKSFQIAAIVGIISSIGVAVAGHAQAQYLVETQPMKMAASEGLWGKSGDPAPWTVWAKIDPEKQESSGEFQIPYMLSFLSYSKFSGEVKGMLELQAEYEQTYGPGDYIPPVRTTFWSFRIMVLAGTLMIVLGMYAMYLMWRKKMDRPNTWFMRFMLWGLLLPPIANTAGWVMTEFGRQPWTVFGLMTTEDSVSPNITSGQVLFSVISFTAIYAILGLVLIGLFMKVIKKGPYAMDNDHGDSHDPYNEEGAQ; encoded by the coding sequence ATGGATACAGTAATGCTGTCGCGTATACAATTTGCGTCGACGACAATATTCCACTATTTCTTTGTACCGGTATCAATCGGACTAGCGCTCTTGATTGCGATCATGGAGACCATGTACGTTAGAAAAGGCAATGAAGAGTACAAAAGAATGGCGCAGTTCTGGGGAAAGCTGTTTCTCATCAACTTTGCAGTAGGGGTAGTTACAGGGATTTTGCAGGAATTTCAGTTCGGGATGAACTGGTCTGATTATTCACGTTTTGTGGGTGATGTATTCGGGGCTCCACTTGCAGTTGAAGCATTGGCAGCTTTTTTTCTGGAGTCTACTTTTATTGGAATCTGGATATTCGGCTGGGACAAAGTGTCCAAGAGAGTGCACTTGTTGTCCATCTGGCTGGTAGCATTCGGTACGATGTTATCCGCATTCTGGATCCTGGCAGCGAACTCCTTTATGCAGCATCCTGTGGGATTTGCGATAAATAATGGACGTGCAGAAATGAATGATTTCTTCGCGCTCATTACGAACGGACAATTGCTGGTTGAATTTCCGCACACGGTTCTTGCTGCGTATGCAACAGGTGCCTTCCTTGTAACGGGTATTAGTGCGTATAAGATATTGAAGAAACAAGATGTATCTTTCTTTAAGAAATCTTTTCAAATTGCAGCAATCGTAGGGATCATTTCTTCGATTGGTGTAGCGGTGGCAGGTCATGCGCAAGCACAGTATTTGGTTGAAACTCAACCTATGAAGATGGCGGCTTCCGAAGGATTGTGGGGTAAGAGTGGTGACCCGGCACCTTGGACTGTATGGGCAAAGATTGATCCTGAGAAGCAAGAAAGTTCTGGAGAATTTCAAATTCCGTATATGCTGAGCTTCCTTTCATACAGTAAATTTTCCGGTGAAGTTAAAGGTATGCTTGAGCTGCAAGCTGAGTATGAGCAAACCTATGGCCCCGGTGACTATATTCCGCCTGTACGTACGACATTCTGGAGTTTCCGGATCATGGTTCTAGCAGGGACGCTAATGATTGTACTGGGTATGTACGCAATGTATTTAATGTGGCGCAAAAAGATGGACCGTCCAAATACTTGGTTTATGCGGTTTATGTTATGGGGACTATTGCTTCCTCCAATCGCGAATACAGCGGGTTGGGTCATGACCGAATTCGGGCGTCAGCCATGGACGGTATTCGGACTGATGACAACGGAAGACAGTGTGTCGCCTAATATTACGAGTGGTCAGGTTCTATTCTCTGTTATTTCTTTTACAGCGATTTACGCCATTCTCGGATTAGTTCTAATTGGTTTGTTTATGAAAGTGATTAAAAAAGGTCCTTATGCGATGGATAACGATCACGGGGATTCGCATGATCCATATAACGAGGAGGGCGCCCAATGA
- a CDS encoding cold-shock protein, with protein sequence MQTGTVKWFNAEKGFGFIEVEGGSDVFVHFSAITGDGFKTLDEGQRVEFNVVQGNRGPQAENVVKL encoded by the coding sequence ATGCAAACAGGTACAGTTAAATGGTTCAACGCAGAAAAAGGATTCGGTTTTATCGAAGTTGAAGGCGGAAGCGACGTATTCGTTCACTTCAGCGCAATCACTGGCGACGGCTTCAAAACTTTGGACGAAGGCCAACGCGTTGAATTCAACGTTGTTCAAGGCAACCGTGGACCACAAGCCGAAAACGTTGTAAAACTGTAA
- the cydC gene encoding thiol reductant ABC exporter subunit CydC has protein sequence MKREGWFAPYVSSYFWRFVLIIVLGALTIFTASSLMYTSGFLISKASTPVENILMIYVPIVGVRTFGTSRAVIHYVERLVGHDTILRILSKMRVRLYNILEPQALFLSSRFRTGDILGMLADDIEYLQNVYLRTVFPSVIALLIYGAAVIALGTFDIAFALLMALYILVLVVVLPFLSLLLTQKRQREVKVERNRLYQKLTDAVLGMGDWVISGRQSQFVDTYEADERKVAKTDAALRSWARLRTFIGQAVIGIGVLSMLYWAAGEFADGAIAGTLIAAFVLVVFPVADAFLPVSEAVEKIPQYRNSLERLSGVNGTEQNIVSEKATVVDALPQAMKSAHIKLENVGYQYGSEANWSVRDLSLDIPQGKKIAIIGRSGAGKSTLLKAIQGVIEPSDGSVTINGIAADVYGEHIPSIIAVLNQSPHLFDTTVANNIRMGDPKASEQAIKEAGALAKMDTLISSLPDGYDTFVREAGQRFSGGERQRIALARILLQNTPVVILDEPTVGLDPRTERDLLKTMFEAMKDKSLIWVTHHLVGAEQMDEVIFMENGSVEMRGTHAELMKKEPRYRRLYELDRPVEFLG, from the coding sequence TTGAAACGTGAAGGATGGTTTGCTCCTTATGTATCGTCATATTTTTGGCGTTTTGTGCTTATTATTGTGCTTGGGGCGTTGACGATTTTTACAGCCTCATCATTAATGTATACTTCAGGATTTCTGATCTCAAAAGCGTCTACACCCGTCGAAAATATCCTAATGATCTATGTACCGATTGTGGGTGTGCGTACGTTCGGAACGAGTCGGGCTGTAATTCATTATGTGGAACGTCTTGTTGGGCATGACACGATTTTGCGAATTCTATCTAAGATGCGTGTGCGTTTGTACAATATTTTGGAGCCACAGGCTTTGTTCCTGTCGTCACGTTTCCGTACTGGGGATATTCTCGGGATGCTTGCCGATGACATTGAATATTTGCAAAATGTATATCTACGCACCGTATTTCCAAGTGTCATCGCTTTGCTGATTTATGGAGCAGCTGTGATTGCACTGGGTACTTTTGATATCGCTTTTGCGCTATTGATGGCTCTATATATATTGGTGTTAGTAGTGGTGCTACCGTTCTTATCTCTGTTATTAACACAGAAGCGCCAACGTGAAGTAAAAGTAGAGCGTAATCGTCTCTACCAAAAGCTGACTGACGCCGTGCTTGGCATGGGTGACTGGGTCATTAGTGGACGACAAAGCCAGTTCGTAGACACTTATGAAGCAGATGAGAGAAAAGTAGCCAAAACCGATGCAGCGCTGCGCAGCTGGGCACGTCTTCGTACGTTCATTGGGCAAGCGGTAATTGGGATTGGCGTGCTTTCTATGCTGTATTGGGCCGCTGGAGAGTTTGCAGATGGTGCTATTGCGGGTACATTGATTGCGGCGTTCGTATTGGTTGTTTTTCCTGTAGCAGATGCCTTTCTGCCAGTGTCTGAAGCGGTGGAGAAAATCCCGCAGTACCGTAACTCCTTGGAGCGATTGTCTGGTGTAAATGGAACTGAGCAGAACATCGTCTCTGAAAAAGCAACTGTAGTCGATGCTCTGCCTCAGGCCATGAAGAGTGCTCACATCAAGCTCGAAAATGTAGGTTACCAGTATGGTTCAGAGGCTAACTGGTCGGTTCGCGATCTCAGCCTCGATATTCCACAAGGTAAAAAGATTGCGATCATCGGCCGAAGTGGTGCGGGTAAATCGACGTTATTAAAGGCTATTCAAGGTGTTATTGAGCCTTCTGACGGCTCGGTTACGATTAATGGAATCGCTGCAGATGTCTATGGCGAGCATATTCCTTCTATTATAGCGGTGCTTAATCAGAGTCCACATTTATTCGATACTACAGTAGCTAACAATATTCGTATGGGTGATCCGAAGGCTTCTGAACAAGCCATTAAAGAAGCTGGCGCCTTAGCCAAAATGGACACGTTGATCTCCTCGTTGCCTGATGGATACGATACTTTTGTTCGTGAAGCAGGGCAACGGTTCTCTGGTGGAGAGCGTCAGCGGATAGCGTTAGCTCGTATTTTGCTGCAAAATACACCTGTTGTCATACTCGACGAACCGACTGTAGGGTTGGACCCGCGGACGGAACGTGATCTTTTGAAGACAATGTTCGAAGCCATGAAGGATAAGTCACTAATTTGGGTAACGCATCATTTGGTCGGTGCGGAGCAGATGGATGAAGTGATTTTTATGGAAAATGGCTCGGTAGAAATGCGTGGAACCCATGCGGAGCTGATGAAAAAAGAACCACGTTACCGCAGATTGTATGAGCTGGATCGTCCGGTGGAGTTTCTAGGGTAG